A portion of the Clavibacter michiganensis genome contains these proteins:
- a CDS encoding antitoxin Xre/MbcA/ParS toxin-binding domain-containing protein: protein MTLAATAHDSSPLYRRVVADARNALSVSEIADVTGVQPRSVQNWAAGSTRPEGQQRERLLELNYVIEQLADVYEAEGIEIWLHSPQRALGHRKPVDALRAGEFSDVLNLIDRLAGGPRR, encoded by the coding sequence ATGACCCTCGCCGCAACCGCCCACGACAGCTCCCCTCTCTACCGCCGCGTCGTCGCTGACGCCCGAAATGCCCTCTCTGTGTCAGAGATCGCGGACGTGACTGGCGTCCAGCCCCGCTCTGTCCAGAACTGGGCCGCAGGCAGCACTCGCCCCGAAGGCCAGCAGAGGGAGCGACTGCTCGAGCTCAACTACGTGATCGAGCAGCTCGCAGACGTGTACGAGGCAGAAGGGATCGAGATCTGGCTCCACAGTCCTCAGCGCGCTCTCGGCCACCGCAAGCCAGTTGATGCCCTCCGTGCCGGCGAGTTCTCAGATGTCCTCAACCTGATCGACCGCCTCGCCGGCGGACCCCGCCGCTAA